A region from the Rhodamnia argentea isolate NSW1041297 chromosome 7, ASM2092103v1, whole genome shotgun sequence genome encodes:
- the LOC115734705 gene encoding putative receptor protein kinase ZmPK1: MPLKSHGFSLVTPSSYASKRSSLSLLAIVDAPLVVGRWPQTGEATLPTFCIEALLYQLKNVSPTLLTSPDKTFPCGFYGLGGNAYWFSIWLTHSRDRTVVWAANRDKPLNGRGSKVTLRGSSALVVTVVDGSVIWGTHTTSTDARSLELLNSGNLVLRGPDRRTIWQSFDYPTDTLLPSQLLTKSQRLVSSLKPGAFYSGYFNLCFDNDNVLRLMYDGLDKSSLDWPSPHCGVSTNERTNDNSSRVAVLDDMGRFQSSNWFLFNASDRGRGIIRRLTMDHDGNLRLYSLDDQSGSWAVTWQAFLAQCIVHGICGRNGICVYTPEPQCTCPPGYEMKEPSDWHQGCKPKFNFSCSESRDVKFLALPNMDYYGFNAVENNDTSFNFCRQACLDDCSCFGFVYWESQIWCWTKSSLFNGYQVPSFPGTLHLKLPVSMVASLEPILNGSDPEFSTAGNQLLVGSSTLYDTIGKRKRWVYVYGFASAFRAAQKILIFFSGWWILFGKSNVQSISEDGYHAITSQFRSFSYEELKRAAWNFNGEIGRGASGLVYKGALVDERIVAVKRLGDVYHEEEVFWAEVRTIGKINHMNLVRMWGFCCEGKHELLVYEYADNQSRDKHFPRPLLGMTFPDLFPLFIKS; encoded by the exons ATGCCGTTGAAGTCGCACGGTTTCTCCCTCGTCACCCCCTCCTCCTATGCCTCCAAAAGATCTTCCCTCTCGCTGttggcaattgttgacgccccACTGGTGGTGGGGCGATGGCCACAGACGGGAGAAGCAACCCTCccg ACGTTTTGCATAGAGGCTCTTCTCTATCAGTTGAAGAACGTGAGTCCGACACTCTTAACATCCCCAGATAAGACCTTCCCATGCGGCTTCTATGGCCTTGGAGGCAATGCTTACTGGTTCTCAATCTGGTTGACCCACTCCAGGGACAGGACCGTGGTTTGGGCGGCCAACCGGGACAAGCCCTTGAATGGCCGAGGCTCTAAGGTCACGCTTCGGGGCAGCAGCGCGTTGGTCGTGACCGTCGTAGATGGTTCGGTGATCTGGGGGACGCACACGACTTCCACCGATGCCCGTTCTCTAGAGCTCTTAAATTCGGGCAATCTCGTGCTGAGAGGTCCTGATAGGAGAACCATATGGCAGAGCTTTGATTATCCAACTGATACTCTGCTGCCAAGCCAGCTCCTCACCAAGAGCCAGAGATTGGTGTCATCTCTAAAACCAGGAGCATTTTACTCTGGCTACTTCAATCTCTGCTTCGACAATGACAACGTGCTGAGGTTGATGTACGATGGACTGGACAAATCGAGCCTCGATTGGCCTAGCCCGCACTGTGGAGTGTCCACGAACGAGAGAACGAATGACAACAGCAGCCGGGTCGCAGTCCTAGACGACATGGGCCGTTTTCAATCGAGCAACTGGTTTCTGTTCAATGCTTCTGACCGAGGCCGGGGGATCATACGGCGGCTGACAATGGACCACGATGGGAATCTGAGGCTGTACAGCTTGGACGACCAGTCGGGGTCCTGGGCAGTGACGTGGCAGGCGTTTCTGGCACAGTGCATTGTGCATGGGATATGTGGGAGGAATGGGATTTGTGTGTACACACCTGAGCCCCAATGCACATGCCCTCCTGGTTACGAGATGAAAGAGCCTAGTGACTGGCACCAGGGTTGCAAGCCCAAGTTCAATTTCAGTTGCTCCGAGTCTCGCGACGTGAAGTTCTTGGCGCTTCCCAACATGGACTACTACGGATTCAATGCCGTCGAAAACAATGACACCTCATTCAATTTCTGCAGGCAGGCCTGTTTGGATGACTGCAGCTGCTTCGGCTTCGTCTACTGGGAATCGCAAATTTGGTGTTGGACGAAGAGCTCACTCTTTAACGGCTACCAGGTTCCATCTTTTCCCGGAACTTTACATCTGAAATTGCCTGTCTCGATGGTGGCCTCCTTGGAGCCAATTCTCAACGGCAGCGATCCTGAGTTCTCCACGGCCGGAAACCAATTATTGGTAGGTTCATCTACGTTGTATGACACTATAGGCAAGAGGAAGAGATGGGTCTATGTCTATGGGTTCGCATCGGCTTTCAGGGCCGCCCAAAAGATCCTCATCTTTTTCTCGGGCTGGTGGATTCTCTTCGGGAAGAGTAATGTGCAGAGCATATCGGAAGATGGGTACCACGCAATAACGAGCCAGTTCAGGAGTTTCAGCTATGAGGAGCTCAAAAGGGCGGCCTGGAACTTCAACGGAGAGATAGGGAGGGGAGCGTCAGGACTGGTGTACAAGGGAGCTTTAGTGGACGAAAGGATCGTGGCAGTGAAGAGACTCGGAGATGTGTACCATGAGGAGGAGGTCTTCTGGGCTGAAGTCAGAACAATTGGGAAGATAAATCACATGAACCTGGTGAGGATGTGGGGGTTCTGCTGTGAGGGCAAGCACGAGCTCTTGGTCTATGAGTATGCGGACAATCAGTCCCGGGACAAGCACTTTCCCAGACCTTTACTAGGAATGACTTTCCCAGACCTTTTCCCATTATTTATCAAATCATAG